In the genome of Microthrixaceae bacterium, one region contains:
- a CDS encoding ABC transporter permease, whose amino-acid sequence MFLALRDLRRGARRFVLLGVVIALVGLLSTVLSGLATGLVTDGISGLRALPLQRLALQDGSEATFSRSTLRDEQLAAFRSVPGAEVTPLGASFANAASTDGGPSLDLALFGVSADSFLVERDDARAALAGPPGLVLASELEEEGVEVGDRYTLGGSNVELPVLGFTFAGTYGHAPIGFVSLETWQQIQFGATPEGRFSAVAIKGGSSSDLEKVATEHDLTLLTKSQAYAGSPGYTAETTTMTLIRVFLLVISALVIGAFFTVLTVQRTRQIGLLKAMGASNSYIVRDSVGQMTILVVMATGAGVALGSMIVAFLSSGAAPVELSPSAVATVALSLIVSGILGSLVALRRITQVEPAIALGVES is encoded by the coding sequence ATGTTCCTCGCCCTTCGTGATCTTCGGCGGGGCGCCCGGCGCTTCGTCCTTCTCGGGGTGGTGATCGCGCTGGTCGGTCTCCTCTCCACCGTCCTTTCCGGTCTGGCCACCGGCCTGGTGACAGATGGGATCTCGGGTCTGCGGGCCCTACCCCTTCAGCGCCTGGCTCTCCAGGACGGATCCGAAGCGACGTTCAGTCGATCCACCCTTCGAGACGAGCAGCTGGCTGCATTCCGCTCCGTTCCCGGCGCGGAGGTCACCCCCCTCGGCGCCAGCTTCGCCAACGCTGCATCCACCGACGGTGGACCGAGCCTGGACCTCGCCTTGTTCGGTGTCTCAGCCGACAGTTTCCTGGTCGAACGAGACGACGCCCGAGCCGCCCTGGCCGGCCCGCCCGGGCTGGTGCTGGCCAGCGAACTGGAGGAAGAAGGGGTCGAGGTTGGAGACCGCTACACCTTGGGTGGGTCCAACGTGGAGCTCCCCGTTCTCGGGTTCACCTTCGCTGGCACCTACGGACACGCCCCCATCGGGTTCGTCTCCCTCGAGACCTGGCAGCAGATCCAGTTCGGAGCCACACCGGAAGGTCGCTTCTCGGCGGTGGCCATCAAGGGCGGCTCGTCGTCCGACTTGGAGAAGGTGGCCACCGAGCACGACCTGACCCTGCTCACCAAGTCCCAGGCCTACGCCGGTTCACCGGGCTACACCGCCGAAACCACCACGATGACCCTCATCCGGGTGTTCCTGTTGGTCATATCTGCTCTGGTGATCGGTGCCTTCTTCACGGTCCTCACCGTGCAACGAACCCGCCAGATCGGTCTCCTCAAGGCCATGGGAGCCAGCAACTCATACATCGTCAGGGACAGCGTCGGTCAGATGACGATCCTGGTGGTGATGGCCACCGGGGCCGGTGTGGCTCTGGGATCGATGATCGTCGCCTTCTTGAGCAGCGGCGCCGCCCCAGTCGAGTTGTCGCCATCGGCGGTGGCCACCGTCGCCCTGTCCTTGATCGTCTCGGGAATCCTGGGGAGCCTCGTCGCCCTGCGACGGATCACCCAGGTCGAACCAGCTATTGCCCTGGGGGTTGAATCGTGA
- a CDS encoding DUF2249 domain-containing protein: MNQMVDARPTLAAGGEPFNEIMEAAGLVEVGEELVVYAPFEPVPLEGVLGEQGFTYVADELEGGDWKVTFSRM; this comes from the coding sequence ATGAACCAGATGGTGGATGCTCGACCAACGTTGGCCGCTGGCGGCGAACCGTTCAACGAGATCATGGAGGCCGCTGGCCTGGTCGAGGTCGGCGAGGAGCTGGTGGTCTACGCCCCGTTCGAGCCGGTTCCCCTGGAGGGCGTGCTGGGTGAACAGGGCTTCACCTATGTGGCCGACGAGCTCGAGGGCGGTGACTGGAAGGTCACGTTTTCTCGAATGTGA
- a CDS encoding metal-sulfur cluster assembly factor: MIRPPVSDWTEQTPDEKAYGALSKVWDPELGLDIVALGLVYDVIADETSVKVIMTLTTPGCPVSEQLPAEAEAAVRLAMPDHDVQVELVWDPPWTPEMLTPMALERLGFNRYR, from the coding sequence ATGATCAGACCCCCCGTATCGGACTGGACTGAACAGACCCCAGACGAGAAGGCATACGGCGCCCTCTCCAAGGTGTGGGACCCCGAACTGGGTCTCGACATCGTGGCGCTGGGCCTGGTCTACGACGTGATCGCCGACGAGACCTCGGTCAAGGTGATCATGACCCTCACCACCCCTGGCTGCCCGGTTTCCGAGCAGCTCCCGGCAGAGGCCGAGGCGGCGGTGCGGCTTGCGATGCCTGACCACGACGTTCAGGTGGAGCTGGTGTGGGACCCACCGTGGACACCCGAGATGCTCACCCCGATGGCACTCGAGCGCCTCGGCTTCAACCGCTACCGCTGA
- a CDS encoding ABC transporter substrate-binding protein, producing the protein MGTGFAAFKAGDIDGAWVPEPWVSRLVQEGNGTVLVDEADLWPDGQFVTTHIVVRTAFLEDHPDVVAAFLRGHLAALDAIETDPAAARTLTNTGIEKLTDKALPTEVIDSAWKNLTFTADPVASSLSKSARDAEQAALLEPVALDASSYLEVLNQLPASAGSAEVEGL; encoded by the coding sequence ATCGGTACTGGCTTCGCCGCCTTCAAGGCCGGCGACATCGACGGCGCCTGGGTCCCCGAGCCATGGGTTTCGCGGCTCGTCCAGGAAGGCAACGGAACCGTTCTGGTCGACGAGGCCGACCTGTGGCCCGATGGACAGTTCGTGACGACCCACATCGTGGTTCGCACCGCGTTCCTCGAGGACCATCCAGACGTGGTCGCCGCCTTCCTCCGCGGTCACCTCGCTGCCCTCGACGCCATCGAGACCGACCCCGCGGCTGCCCGAACCCTCACCAACACCGGCATCGAGAAGCTCACCGACAAGGCCCTCCCAACCGAGGTCATCGATTCCGCTTGGAAGAACCTCACCTTCACCGCCGACCCCGTCGCATCCAGCCTGTCGAAGTCCGCCCGCGACGCCGAGCAGGCCGCCCTGTTGGAACCGGTCGCGCTCGACGCCAGCTCCTACCTGGAGGTACTCAACCAGCTCCCCGCCTCCGCCGGAAGCGCCGAGGTGGAAGGCCTGTGA
- a CDS encoding ABC transporter ATP-binding protein, with amino-acid sequence MTDAPPAIRAQRVSKVFGHGTHAVTALDGVDLTVRASEFVCIVGASGCGKTTLLNLASSLDAPTSGRFETHGQVAVMFQQDALFPWLTVSGNIELALELRGINKAARKARADELLASVRLEGYGHRRPHELSGGMRQRVALARALAQDADVLLMDEPFGALDAMTRDLMHDELERVWSDRHLAILFVTHNVREAVRLGDRVLLLSSRPGRVVEEFAVPIDRPRRIEAADVSELAGEITARLREEVRRHART; translated from the coding sequence ATGACCGACGCTCCCCCGGCCATCCGTGCCCAGCGGGTCAGCAAGGTTTTCGGTCACGGGACCCACGCCGTCACAGCACTCGACGGAGTCGACCTGACGGTCAGAGCCAGCGAGTTCGTGTGCATCGTGGGTGCGTCCGGATGCGGAAAGACCACCCTGTTGAACCTCGCCAGCAGCCTCGATGCGCCGACCTCGGGGCGCTTCGAGACCCATGGGCAGGTCGCGGTCATGTTCCAGCAGGATGCCCTGTTCCCTTGGCTCACCGTCAGCGGAAACATCGAGTTGGCTCTCGAACTGCGCGGCATCAACAAGGCTGCCCGTAAAGCCCGGGCCGACGAGTTACTGGCTTCTGTGCGCCTCGAGGGGTACGGCCACCGTCGCCCCCACGAGCTGTCCGGCGGCATGCGTCAACGGGTGGCCTTGGCCCGGGCGTTGGCCCAGGACGCCGACGTCTTGTTGATGGACGAGCCTTTCGGTGCTCTGGATGCCATGACCCGGGATCTGATGCACGATGAGCTGGAGCGGGTGTGGTCAGACCGTCATCTCGCCATCCTCTTCGTGACCCACAACGTTCGAGAAGCCGTCCGGCTCGGAGACCGGGTTCTCCTCCTCTCGTCACGTCCCGGCCGAGTCGTGGAGGAGTTCGCGGTACCGATCGATCGGCCCCGTCGCATCGAGGCCGCCGATGTCAGCGAGCTGGCCGGTGAGATCACGGCCCGACTTCGCGAGGAGGTTCGCCGTCATGCCCGGACCTGA
- a CDS encoding ABC transporter permease, protein MPGPDIAAALHSTTEEPDRRIRLDDELAGLDALELATSSRPSLTRRTWAATWPKLAALVVAIGLWQIVTWTQWKPSYVLPGPGPVFAELTQRVGDGTIPNALTRTMRRAGTGFALATLIGGTTGLLVARSWILRTAVGSLITGLQTMPSIAWFPLAILLFKLSEAAILFVVVLGAAPSIANGIIAGVDHVPPLLDRVGTVLGAKGISRVRHIVLPAAMPQVVAGLKQGWAFAWRSLMAGELLVIIANQPSIGAQLQIARDLADAAWLLSTMVVILAIGIAVDAAFAVVERSILRRRGLGVR, encoded by the coding sequence ATGCCCGGACCTGATATCGCAGCCGCTCTGCACTCCACGACAGAGGAGCCGGACCGCCGGATCCGTCTCGACGATGAACTGGCGGGGCTCGACGCCCTCGAGCTTGCCACCAGCTCCAGACCGAGCCTGACTCGACGAACCTGGGCGGCCACGTGGCCCAAACTGGCCGCCCTGGTGGTCGCCATCGGACTCTGGCAGATCGTCACCTGGACCCAGTGGAAGCCGAGCTACGTCCTACCGGGGCCGGGTCCCGTCTTCGCCGAGCTCACACAGCGAGTCGGCGATGGGACCATCCCCAACGCACTAACCCGAACCATGCGTCGGGCCGGAACCGGCTTTGCCCTGGCCACCCTCATCGGTGGCACCACCGGGCTGTTGGTGGCCCGCAGCTGGATACTCCGCACCGCGGTCGGGTCGCTCATCACCGGCCTCCAGACGATGCCATCCATCGCCTGGTTCCCGTTGGCCATCCTCCTCTTCAAACTCTCCGAGGCCGCCATCTTGTTCGTCGTGGTCCTCGGGGCGGCTCCGTCGATCGCCAACGGCATCATCGCCGGCGTCGACCACGTCCCCCCTTTGCTCGACCGCGTCGGCACCGTGCTGGGCGCGAAGGGGATCAGTCGAGTTCGACACATCGTCCTGCCGGCGGCCATGCCCCAGGTGGTTGCCGGCCTCAAGCAGGGTTGGGCTTTCGCGTGGCGGTCACTCATGGCCGGTGAGCTATTGGTGATCATCGCCAACCAGCCTTCGATCGGCGCCCAACTCCAGATCGCCCGAGACTTGGCGGATGCCGCGTGGCTGCTCTCGACGATGGTGGTCATACTCGCCATCGGCATTGCCGTCGACGCCGCGTTCGCCGTGGTGGAACGGTCCATCCTTCGCCGGCGGGGTCTGGGCGTCCGCTGA